A genomic segment from Kyrpidia tusciae DSM 2912 encodes:
- the fliS gene encoding flagellar export chaperone FliS, whose protein sequence is MTDMDRASVAYRNTAVQTAAPDRLLLMLYDGLIQFLEAAKRALVEGRRADAHAFLLRSQDILRELTVTLKMDYEISHSLAALYDYYHRRLVEANVTKDPVPVEEVLEQVRELREAWANAALALRQASVRAEQLGSI, encoded by the coding sequence ATGACCGATATGGATCGGGCCTCTGTCGCCTATCGCAATACGGCGGTGCAGACGGCGGCGCCAGACCGGCTGTTGCTCATGTTATACGATGGATTGATCCAGTTTCTCGAAGCAGCCAAGCGGGCCCTTGTGGAGGGTCGCCGTGCGGACGCCCATGCGTTTCTCTTGCGGAGTCAGGATATCTTGCGGGAATTGACCGTAACGTTAAAGATGGATTACGAGATCTCCCATTCTCTGGCGGCTTTATACGATTACTATCACCGTCGTTTGGTGGAGGCGAACGTCACCAAGGATCCGGTGCCGGTGGAGGAAGTCTTGGAACAGGTTCGGGAGTTGCGCGAGGCGTGGGCGAACGCGGCTCTCGCGCTCCGACAAGCTTCCGTCCGCGCCGAGCAACTCGGTTCCATATGA
- the fliD gene encoding flagellar filament capping protein FliD — protein MILGATGSTGSSNSFNAIDYSHIAGLASGIDTDSMVKAMMQAESIPLNRLLQQKQIWQWKQDDYRQVNSALLDFRTNALFSMKLQSTFLAKTAGSTNSSAVSASASATATAGTYTVSVNQLATAAYAVSTSSVVAAGKTFDPSQPLLSQSGNLANPVVYDQLGFQETVTVADAGGGNLYAQLTHGIVNPDTFSVNVNGTIYSKSNGNLVVNGTAGAGQIALDTTTGKITFGSSVTVAGNTVTATYDWGYSFSVNGFTANQGGSSAAIDPAKMSLNDIIALVNGSTASGVTVFYDSASGKVSVTTQTTGSNATLNLSGQFLTSVLKLPTSATGQDASFTINGLTTTSHSNSYTLNGVTFQFGATGSATVTVSTDVDSIVKAIEGFVDKYNSLMKTMNDLYHEKRNYDYPPLTDDQKAQMTQDQITKWETMAKSGMLSSDPLLGNVIDSLRGIAGSVLQGQAPSTVNGQTVTLNSLASIGITTGDWWEYGQLHVNEDQLRAAVQADPQAVMRLFTNPTSSLTDTSSPGAGIAAKLYNAVNTAIDQISQEAGSASDLVDNSWIGQQVREIDTRAAEMQQQLDQKRQYYYQQFTAMEQALSQLNSQAGFFQSMMAGH, from the coding sequence ATGATTCTCGGGGCGACGGGGTCAACAGGATCCAGCAACAGTTTCAATGCCATCGACTACAGCCACATCGCCGGGCTCGCCTCCGGCATCGACACGGACAGCATGGTCAAAGCCATGATGCAGGCGGAGAGCATTCCCCTGAACCGCCTGCTTCAACAAAAGCAGATTTGGCAGTGGAAACAGGACGATTACCGGCAGGTCAACAGCGCACTCTTGGATTTTCGGACCAATGCGTTGTTCTCGATGAAGCTCCAATCGACGTTTCTGGCGAAAACGGCCGGGTCGACGAATTCGTCCGCTGTCTCTGCGTCAGCGTCTGCGACGGCGACCGCGGGTACGTACACGGTTTCCGTGAATCAATTGGCCACCGCCGCGTATGCGGTCAGCACATCTTCCGTTGTGGCAGCGGGTAAGACGTTTGATCCCAGCCAGCCATTGTTATCACAGTCAGGCAATCTAGCCAATCCAGTTGTGTATGACCAATTGGGGTTCCAAGAGACTGTGACGGTTGCGGATGCCGGTGGAGGGAATCTGTATGCTCAATTGACTCATGGAATTGTCAACCCGGACACATTCTCCGTGAATGTAAACGGAACCATTTATTCGAAGTCAAATGGGAACTTGGTGGTGAATGGAACTGCCGGTGCGGGACAGATCGCCTTGGACACGACCACAGGTAAGATCACTTTTGGGAGCAGCGTCACGGTTGCCGGAAACACAGTGACGGCGACATATGACTGGGGGTACAGTTTCAGTGTAAACGGATTCACCGCCAACCAAGGCGGTTCTTCGGCCGCGATTGATCCGGCGAAAATGTCTCTCAACGATATCATCGCGCTGGTGAATGGAAGTACGGCTTCGGGCGTGACCGTGTTTTATGACAGCGCATCCGGTAAAGTGTCGGTAACCACACAGACAACGGGCTCCAACGCGACGCTGAATCTGAGCGGACAGTTTCTTACATCCGTCCTGAAATTGCCGACTTCCGCCACGGGGCAGGACGCGTCGTTTACGATCAACGGGCTGACCACCACTAGTCATTCCAATTCCTATACGCTGAATGGCGTGACGTTCCAATTTGGTGCGACTGGGTCGGCGACGGTGACTGTCTCCACCGACGTCGACTCCATCGTCAAAGCCATTGAGGGGTTTGTGGATAAATACAACAGTCTGATGAAGACGATGAACGATCTGTACCACGAGAAACGGAACTACGACTATCCGCCTCTCACCGACGATCAGAAGGCCCAGATGACCCAGGATCAGATTACAAAGTGGGAGACAATGGCTAAAAGCGGCATGTTGTCCAGTGACCCCCTTTTGGGGAATGTTATCGACAGCCTGCGGGGAATTGCCGGGTCGGTTCTTCAGGGACAGGCGCCTTCCACGGTGAACGGGCAGACCGTGACCCTGAACAGCTTGGCGTCTATCGGCATCACCACGGGAGATTGGTGGGAGTACGGACAACTGCACGTGAACGAAGATCAACTCCGGGCGGCGGTGCAGGCGGATCCCCAGGCGGTGATGCGGCTGTTCACCAATCCGACCTCGAGCTTGACGGATACCAGCAGCCCGGGGGCCGGGATTGCCGCAAAACTCTATAATGCGGTCAATACCGCCATCGACCAGATCAGCCAAGAGGCGGGCAGCGCGTCGGACCTGGTGGACAACAGTTGGATCGGTCAACAGGTCCGGGAGATCGACACCCGGGCGGCGGAGATGCAGCAGCAATTGGACCAGAAACGTCAGTATTACTACCAACAGTTTACCGCCATGGAACAGGCCCTGTCCCAATTGAACAGCCAAGCGGGATTCTTTCAATCGATGATGGCGGGTCACTGA
- a CDS encoding DMT family transporter, giving the protein MTRKLAWPVVGYIAALVLTWGICWPVYKFGLNYTPPLLYAGLRTFLGGVLMAALALPRWKALQWRRNWRIYAISSLLNVFLFFGLQTVGLVYLPSGMFSLLVYSEPVFVGLLAWKWLGETLAPTKVVGLLLGLLGVAACSFDRLPGSASGLGILLGLAAAISWAAGTVYLKRVQAQVDMMWLVAIQCLLGGAGMMGAGSLFESWSEIQWTWPFLATVAFAMFFGVSSSWLIWFRLVQMGEVSRVAALTFLVPVISVVLSALFLHETISGWLFAGLLLIAASIYLVNHTPHPHRAAGEAPRTLG; this is encoded by the coding sequence GTGACTCGAAAGCTCGCCTGGCCGGTGGTCGGCTACATCGCCGCCCTGGTGCTGACCTGGGGGATTTGCTGGCCGGTGTACAAATTCGGATTAAACTATACACCTCCGCTCCTTTACGCCGGACTTCGCACTTTCCTCGGCGGCGTCCTGATGGCCGCCCTTGCCCTGCCGCGATGGAAAGCTTTGCAATGGCGGAGGAACTGGCGGATTTACGCGATTTCTTCTTTGTTGAACGTCTTTTTGTTCTTCGGACTCCAGACGGTGGGGCTGGTGTACCTGCCCTCGGGGATGTTTTCGCTCCTGGTCTATTCCGAACCGGTGTTCGTGGGACTGTTGGCTTGGAAATGGCTGGGGGAGACCCTCGCCCCCACCAAAGTGGTGGGCTTATTACTCGGTTTGCTCGGGGTCGCGGCCTGCAGCTTTGACCGCCTGCCCGGCTCCGCCTCGGGCCTGGGGATCTTGCTGGGATTGGCGGCAGCCATTTCTTGGGCGGCGGGCACCGTGTACCTGAAGCGCGTGCAGGCCCAGGTGGATATGATGTGGCTGGTGGCTATCCAATGTTTACTCGGCGGCGCGGGGATGATGGGGGCCGGGAGCCTATTTGAAAGCTGGTCCGAGATTCAGTGGACGTGGCCATTCTTAGCGACGGTGGCCTTCGCCATGTTTTTCGGCGTCTCTTCTTCCTGGCTGATCTGGTTCCGACTTGTCCAGATGGGCGAGGTCAGTCGCGTGGCTGCGCTGACCTTTCTGGTACCTGTGATCTCCGTGGTGCTGAGCGCACTCTTCCTGCATGAGACGATCAGTGGATGGCTTTTTGCAGGATTGTTGCTGATCGCCGCGAGCATCTATCTCGTCAACCACACCCCTCATCCCCACCGGGCGGCGGGAGAAGCCCCCCGCACCCTCGGGTAA
- the pxpB gene encoding 5-oxoprolinase subunit PxpB, translating into MGHLDVTPVGDSAVLIRFGDAVEASTHARIMAFADHLETVPIPGMVECVPAFTTVTVFYDPCRASYSEVKAELLRRLTLAPAFLDREVRVVKIPVCYGGEFGPDLEDVAAHHDLTAEEVVRIHTAGEYTVYAIGFAPGFPYLGGMSERIATPRLATPRLAIPAGSVGIAGGQTGVYPIETPGGWRLIGRTPLRLFRPEDDPPSLLAAGDRVRFYAIDRDEYDRLAAGDDGG; encoded by the coding sequence ATGGGCCACCTGGACGTAACTCCTGTCGGAGATTCGGCGGTGTTGATCCGGTTCGGGGACGCTGTCGAGGCGAGTACTCACGCCCGGATTATGGCTTTTGCGGATCATTTGGAGACCGTGCCGATTCCGGGCATGGTGGAATGCGTCCCCGCCTTTACCACGGTGACCGTCTTTTATGACCCCTGCCGGGCGTCTTATTCTGAAGTGAAGGCTGAATTGTTGCGGCGGCTGACCCTCGCTCCTGCTTTTTTGGACCGAGAAGTCCGGGTGGTGAAGATTCCCGTGTGTTATGGCGGGGAATTTGGCCCCGATCTCGAAGATGTGGCCGCCCATCACGATTTGACGGCGGAGGAAGTGGTCCGCATCCATACGGCCGGGGAGTATACCGTTTACGCCATCGGTTTTGCGCCGGGATTTCCCTATCTCGGTGGGATGTCCGAGAGAATCGCCACTCCCCGCCTGGCGACCCCCCGACTCGCCATCCCCGCGGGGTCGGTGGGGATCGCCGGGGGGCAGACCGGGGTGTATCCCATCGAAACGCCGGGAGGTTGGCGGTTGATCGGCCGGACCCCCCTTCGGTTGTTCAGGCCCGAGGACGATCCACCCAGCCTTTTGGCGGCGGGAGACCGGGTGAGATTTTACGCCATCGATCGCGACGAGTACGATCGCCTGGCCGCAGGGGATGACGGGGGATGA
- a CDS encoding 5-oxoprolinase subunit C family protein has translation MIRVVKPGLLTTVQDCGRVGYQKYGVIVSGAMDGFALRVANLLVGNPEGAPAVEMTLVGPRICFEERSLIAITGAGLVPRIDGAPVPLWRPVLVRSGAVLDFDPEPSGCRMYLGVAGGIDVPKVMGSGSTYLRAGIGGYKGRALQSGDVLPVGRPGEWARALMNTWASQLQGRSFVPAPWGVDPRLLPKYEPHPQVRAMTGPQFEAFSEESRRRVFEADFVVLPQSDRMGYRLDGPKLALARPMEMISEAVTTGTLQVPPDGRPILLLADHQTMGGYPKIAQVATVDLPVVAQVRPGGRLRFTRIELEEAQRLLRKREADIGRLRAFLRYARV, from the coding sequence ATGATTCGGGTCGTGAAGCCCGGTCTGCTGACCACGGTCCAGGATTGTGGGAGAGTTGGCTATCAAAAATACGGGGTCATCGTCAGCGGGGCGATGGATGGTTTTGCCCTGCGGGTCGCCAATCTTCTGGTGGGGAACCCGGAGGGCGCCCCGGCCGTCGAGATGACTTTGGTGGGGCCGCGGATCTGTTTCGAAGAGCGATCCCTGATTGCCATAACCGGAGCGGGTCTTGTGCCCCGCATCGATGGCGCCCCGGTCCCTCTTTGGCGGCCCGTTCTGGTGCGCTCCGGCGCGGTGCTCGATTTTGATCCGGAGCCCTCGGGGTGCCGGATGTACCTGGGGGTGGCCGGGGGGATCGACGTTCCAAAAGTGATGGGCAGCGGGAGTACGTATTTGCGGGCGGGGATCGGTGGGTACAAAGGGCGGGCGCTTCAGTCGGGTGACGTTCTGCCCGTCGGGCGGCCCGGGGAATGGGCCCGGGCCCTCATGAACACCTGGGCATCGCAGCTCCAGGGGAGAAGCTTTGTCCCGGCACCCTGGGGTGTGGATCCGCGCCTTTTGCCGAAGTACGAACCGCATCCCCAGGTGAGGGCGATGACCGGGCCGCAGTTTGAAGCTTTTTCCGAAGAATCCCGGCGGAGGGTATTCGAAGCGGATTTTGTCGTCCTGCCCCAGTCCGATCGCATGGGCTATCGGTTAGATGGGCCAAAATTGGCGCTGGCCCGGCCCATGGAGATGATCTCCGAGGCGGTCACCACAGGCACCCTTCAGGTGCCTCCCGACGGGCGGCCGATCCTTCTGTTGGCGGACCATCAGACGATGGGCGGCTATCCGAAAATCGCCCAGGTGGCGACGGTGGATCTTCCCGTGGTGGCCCAGGTCCGCCCGGGCGGGCGGCTGCGTTTTACCCGGATTGAACTGGAGGAAGCCCAGAGGTTGCTGAGGAAGCGGGAAGCAGACATCGGCCGGTTACGGGCTTTTTTGCGCTACGCCCGGGTATGA
- a CDS encoding LamB/YcsF family protein → MYRIDLNSDMGESFGVYTLGQDGPLLDVVSSANIACGFHAGDPAVMRKTVQLAVERGVAVGAHPGLPDRQGFGRRNMAITPEEAYDMVVYQVGALYGFVRAAGGRMEHVKPHGALYNMAAKDPTLALAIAQAVYAVDPSLVLFGLSGGELVKAGRRVGLQTASEVFADRTYQGDGTLTPRRQPDALIRDADQAVAQVIRMVKEGKVRSQQGTDVEIRADTVCIHGDGPNAVEFARRIRQALAAAGIAVKAVGRV, encoded by the coding sequence ATGTACCGCATTGATCTGAACAGCGACATGGGGGAGAGCTTCGGCGTCTACACCCTCGGCCAGGATGGGCCCCTGCTCGATGTGGTCAGTTCCGCCAATATCGCCTGCGGGTTTCACGCCGGCGACCCGGCGGTCATGCGCAAGACTGTCCAACTGGCGGTGGAAAGAGGGGTGGCGGTGGGGGCCCATCCGGGCTTGCCGGACCGGCAGGGATTCGGACGCCGAAACATGGCGATCACTCCGGAAGAGGCCTACGATATGGTGGTCTACCAGGTAGGGGCGCTTTATGGTTTTGTCCGGGCCGCCGGAGGGCGGATGGAGCATGTGAAACCTCACGGAGCCCTGTACAACATGGCCGCGAAGGATCCCACCCTCGCCCTGGCCATCGCCCAGGCGGTTTACGCCGTTGACCCGTCTTTAGTTCTGTTTGGCTTGTCGGGCGGTGAATTGGTCAAGGCCGGCCGGCGGGTCGGGCTTCAGACCGCCAGTGAAGTGTTCGCCGACCGGACGTATCAGGGAGACGGGACGCTGACGCCCCGTCGACAGCCGGATGCCCTGATCCGGGACGCGGATCAAGCGGTCGCTCAGGTCATCCGCATGGTAAAGGAAGGCAAAGTCAGGTCCCAACAGGGTACGGACGTAGAGATCCGGGCGGATACCGTTTGTATCCACGGGGACGGCCCCAATGCTGTGGAATTCGCCCGGCGCATCCGCCAAGCTTTAGCGGCGGCGGGAATTGCGGTAAAAGCCGTGGGGCGGGTCTAG
- a CDS encoding basic amino acid ABC transporter substrate-binding protein, producing MRDWVRKGWAGVAALALGIALAGCGASSSAPSGASSTGGGTNNSSQVYVVGTDAAYAPFESVNPQTNQIEGFDIDLLNAVAKAAGFQVKFENTPWKGIFQALSIGQRDILISAITITDERKQSMDFSNPYFQAQQMIVVPPGSPIRTLQDLKGKKVGVQTGTTGDEIVTDFLGKTDPNIKRYDTTPLALEDLKNKGVDAVVADNGVVLDYIRQNSSKGFEHYTDPKFPKEYYGIAVKKGNTALLEKINDGLAKVKSDGTYDTIYKKYFGSAPPAE from the coding sequence GTGAGAGATTGGGTCCGCAAAGGCTGGGCCGGGGTCGCCGCTTTGGCACTGGGGATAGCCCTGGCGGGGTGCGGCGCGTCCTCCAGCGCACCTTCCGGGGCGTCATCGACGGGCGGGGGAACCAACAATAGCAGTCAAGTTTACGTGGTGGGCACCGATGCGGCTTATGCGCCCTTTGAGTCGGTGAATCCCCAGACCAATCAGATCGAAGGATTCGACATCGACTTACTGAATGCGGTGGCGAAGGCGGCGGGGTTTCAGGTGAAGTTTGAAAACACCCCGTGGAAGGGCATTTTTCAGGCTCTGTCCATTGGCCAGCGGGATATTTTGATTTCCGCCATTACGATCACCGATGAGCGCAAACAGTCTATGGACTTTTCCAATCCATATTTTCAAGCGCAGCAGATGATCGTGGTGCCGCCGGGTTCGCCGATAAGGACCCTTCAAGATCTGAAGGGCAAGAAAGTGGGGGTCCAGACCGGGACCACCGGGGATGAGATTGTCACAGATTTTCTGGGCAAAACAGACCCGAATATCAAGCGTTATGACACGACGCCCCTCGCCTTGGAGGATCTGAAAAACAAAGGGGTCGATGCCGTGGTGGCCGATAACGGGGTGGTGCTCGACTATATCCGTCAGAATTCCTCCAAGGGATTCGAGCATTACACCGATCCCAAGTTTCCCAAGGAATACTACGGCATCGCCGTCAAGAAAGGGAACACGGCACTGTTAGAGAAGATCAATGACGGCCTCGCCAAGGTAAAGAGCGACGGCACCTATGACACCATTTACAAAAAATATTTCGGATCGGCTCCCCCGGCGGAATAA
- a CDS encoding flagellar protein FlaG produces the protein MNGGIVPPLHTGMPVGRELVDASAQEQTAPVVRVEAPTPVLPTKTGNETQGDPKKPSPEQVERSVARMNMAAQMARTHLKFELRQDEHQVVVQVIRDDTGEVIRQIPPGDLIAMDEQMRSVLGVFFDQTI, from the coding sequence ATGAATGGTGGCATTGTGCCGCCTCTGCATACGGGAATGCCCGTGGGGCGGGAGTTGGTGGACGCGTCGGCGCAAGAACAGACGGCGCCGGTGGTTCGGGTGGAAGCGCCGACGCCGGTTTTGCCGACGAAGACGGGGAATGAAACGCAGGGGGACCCGAAGAAACCATCTCCGGAACAGGTGGAGCGCTCGGTGGCGCGCATGAATATGGCCGCCCAGATGGCCAGGACCCATTTGAAGTTTGAATTGCGACAAGACGAGCATCAGGTTGTCGTTCAGGTGATCCGTGACGATACCGGCGAGGTGATCCGCCAGATTCCACCCGGGGATCTCATTGCCATGGATGAACAGATGCGCTCGGTATTAGGCGTATTTTTCGATCAAACCATATAG